The region CGTGAAGTGGTTGAAGCGTTACGAGAACCCTTAGAGGAAGGTGAAATTACCCTTACACGCGGGAACCAACATTATGCCTTTCCTGCCCAATTTTTGATGATTCTAGCCTTGAATCCATGCCCGTGTGGCTACTACGGACACGAAGACATGCACCATACATGCACATGTACCGCCGCACAAGTTGAGCGATACCAACAGAAACTATCAGGTCCTTTGTTTGATCGGATTGATCTACATCTAGAAGTCCCCTTAGTTCCCATAGCAGATATACAAGATAATGAAATAAACAACAGTGGGCGTATCGATGCGTCACAAAACGAAACCAAAGACATGATTAAGCGCATCGAACAAGGCCTGGCCTTCAAACGCGAGCGTACGAAAAATAACAAACCTAATCAGGCGCTCTCCGTTGCGGAAATCAAACGTGAATGTCGACTGAACACAGGCGCCAAAGAGTTACTTAACTTGGCTTATCAACAACTGTCTTTCAGTGCTCGTGGCTATCATAAACTATTAAAAATCTCCCGTACCATCGCCGATATAAACGGCACGGAGAGTATAGACGAAAAAGCGATTTCTGAGGCCATTCACTACCGTTCTTTAGACCGTCTACAAGGAAAGAGAGAGGTTCGCCTGCATAAATAGAAGGAAACCTTAACCCCATGGCTTACGAAACAAAAGCATATCGTTTACTTTAAAATGTAAAACGCTAACAATTAGGTCACGAAGGGCATGATGAACAATATTGATGTTCGACAAAATTTAAGGAATGTTGTAAGCTGATATATGGAAGCAATTACACAGTGACTGTCATCGGATAGGAGGATGAGAAATGAATATCCATGAGTATCAAGGGAAAGAAGTTCTGAAACAATATGGGGTTGCCGTTCCAGAGGGGAAAGTGGCATTCACCGTAGATGATGCGGTTGAGGCTGCCAAAGGATTAGGAACCGAAGTCAACGTTGTCAAAGCTCAAATCCACGCAGGTGGGCGTGGGAAAGCAGGAGGCGTTAAGGTTGCTAAGAACCTAGACGAAGTACGTACATACGCTTCTGAAATTTTAGGGAAAGTATTGGTGACACATCAAACTGGACCAGAAGGTAAAGAAGTTAAGCGTTTACTTATTGAACAAGGGTGTGACATTCAACAAGAATATTACGTTGGTGTTGTTGTGGATCGTGCCACGGGGCGTGTCGTTATGATGGCGTCAGAAGAAGGTGGTACTGAGATTGAGGAAGTCGCAGCTGCCACGCCTGAAAAGATATTCTCAGAAGTCATTGATCCTGCAGTGGGGTTAGTGCCTTACCAAGCGAGAAAACTAGCTTATGCCATTAATATTCCTACTAAACTTGTAAACAAGGCTGTCAAGTTTATGATGGGCTTATATGAAGCGTTTGTGGACAAAGACTGCTCTATGGCTGAAATCAACCCACTTGTCGTGACGGGTGATGGTAATGTGATGGCTCTAGACGCTAAACTAAACTTTGATTCTAATGCACTATTCAGGCATTCTGATATTTTAGAATTAAGAGATTTAGAAGAAGAAGATGAAAAAGAGATTAGGGCTTCAGAATATGATCTAAGTTATATCGCATTAGACGGTAACATCGGATGCATGGTCAATGGGGCTGGCCTAGCGATGGCGACGATGGATATTATTAAGCACTTTGGCGGTGATCCCGCAAACTTCTTAGATGTAGGTGGCGGAGCAACGACAGAGAAGGTCACAGAAGCCTTTAAGATTATTTTATCTGATGAGCACGTTAAAGGGATTTTCGTCAATATATTTGGCGGCATCATGAAGTGTGACGTTATTGCTGAGGGTGTTGTAGAAGCAGCGAAACAGGTAGGCTTGGACCGACCACTCGTTGTACGTCTAGAAGGAACCAATGTTGAGTTAGGTAAGAAGATTCTAAATGAGTCAGGACTCAATATTGTTGCAGCTGAATCCATGGCAGACGGTGCAGAAAAAATTGTCTCATTAGTAAAATAGAAAGGCGGTAAAATCATGAGTGTCCTTATTAATAAAGATACAAAAGTTATTGGTCAAGGTATTACGGGTTCTACAGGACTTTTCCATACAAAGCAAGCGATTGAGTACGGGACCCAGATGGTTGGCGCTGTCACACCGGGTAAAGGTGGCACAGTTATTGAAGATATTAATCTACCAGTTTTTAATACAGTTCAAGAAGCTAAAGAAAAAACGGGTGCAACGGCTAGTGTGATTTATGTTCCACCTGCGTTCTGTGCTGACGCCATTATGGAAGCAGTGGACGCTGAACTGGACTTGGTTATTGTCATTACGGAAGGGATCCC is a window of Caldalkalibacillus salinus DNA encoding:
- the sucC gene encoding ADP-forming succinate--CoA ligase subunit beta, producing MNIHEYQGKEVLKQYGVAVPEGKVAFTVDDAVEAAKGLGTEVNVVKAQIHAGGRGKAGGVKVAKNLDEVRTYASEILGKVLVTHQTGPEGKEVKRLLIEQGCDIQQEYYVGVVVDRATGRVVMMASEEGGTEIEEVAAATPEKIFSEVIDPAVGLVPYQARKLAYAINIPTKLVNKAVKFMMGLYEAFVDKDCSMAEINPLVVTGDGNVMALDAKLNFDSNALFRHSDILELRDLEEEDEKEIRASEYDLSYIALDGNIGCMVNGAGLAMATMDIIKHFGGDPANFLDVGGGATTEKVTEAFKIILSDEHVKGIFVNIFGGIMKCDVIAEGVVEAAKQVGLDRPLVVRLEGTNVELGKKILNESGLNIVAAESMADGAEKIVSLVK